Part of the Paenibacillus sp. JNUCC32 genome is shown below.
TTCTTCACTTCTGGCAGCGCTTTCAATATTATGGGAGGTTTCGGTTCCAGGCTTGGTTCGGTTTGAAGCCTAGCGTTCAGTCTCGGCATGCGGGTTAGCTCCTTTCGTCCATTCCTACTTTCAGGTCCTTGCGATGTAAACCGAGTGTACACAACAATGTCATCCGGCAACAAGAAACAAAAATAAAAACGACTAACCATTTTCGCCTGGGCCTCCTCATAGAAAGCGAATCAGGGTTCATTCCAGGCGGACGGAACGCCTTAACAACGGGTTCGTTCTCAATCAAAAAAGGCAGCGATCCATGATCGCCGCCTTAACCGTTTTCTACTGCTGAATCATTTTCTCCCCGTTCCTTGGCCTTCCGGTCATTCCTGTATTCGCCCGGGGTAACTCCAGCCGTCCTCTTGAAAACACGGGTAAACGAAATAGCATGAGCATATCCGACCCGCTCTGCGATCTCCTGCACGGAATAATCGGTTTCCGTCAGCAGCCGCTTCGCTTCCTTCATACGGATATCAATCAGGAAATCAACGAACCTTTGTCCGGTATTTTCCTTAAACAATTTGCTCACATATTTGGCGTTCAGCTGATACCGATCGCCCAGCATTTCAAGGGACAGATCCGGATTCGCATAGTCACGCTCAATTAAATCGCATATGTTTCTAATGATGCTGGAGTATTGATTGTCATTATGAATCTGCTTCATCTGTTCATAATGCTCCGTCAGCACTTGTTTAATTTCCTGTCTCAACTGTTCCAGGGAATGGGAATTATCTACCTTAACCGTCAGCTTCGGCAATCCCTCCTGTATCCACTTGTTGTAAATTTCCTTGCCGAGTCCCGACATTTCGCGGCCGATGTAATAAACCAGATAATTCATCAGGCTGAATATTTCATCATTGGTCAAGAAGCTGTTCTTCAGCTGTTCAAACCATTGATCGTAATCCTCGCTCCACTGCTCCTTCTGCATTCTGAAGGACTGGATGATTGCACGAATCTCACCTAAATGCGTATAAACCTCGACAATGCCATGGCCCGAAATATCCTCGCTGCGGATCAAACGATTCTCACCGAGCACGATTTTATACTTTAAGGCTTGCATCGCATCTTTATAGGATTGCGGAATATCGCCAATCTGATCCGTCGACCGACCCATTCCCATCGTAATGGTAAATTTCAAGTTTTGGTGCGTCCATGCCAGGATTTGTTCCGCAATCGGAACCAGTACGGCCTCCTCGAACTTGTCCTGATCCCGTTCTTCAAACAGAATAATGGACAGGTTGGAAGGTGATGTCCATTCCGACCACAGCCGGCAGTCCCATTTCGAAGCGATCTCATCCACGACCGTCCGCAGAGTGAATTTAAGCAGATCTTGATCGGTCTTGGAATAATCCCGACAGAAATCCCCGTACTTATCAATCTCCAGGATGAGCATACGATATCGATCCAGTGGCAGCGGCAAATTCAGTCGAGCCGCTTCAGACTTCCATTCGGATACAGATAGAGGCGAGTCCCCTTCGATCAGCTGGCGGAACATAAACCGGGTCCTGACATGGAGATCCTCCCGGTATTTCTCCTGATATTCCTTGGATTGTTCCAGTATGTTGTCAAAGGCGGATTCGATAAATGCGAATTCATCCAGCTTCCCCTTACGTCGGCTACTGCTCACCACCGGAAGCGAATAGCTGCTGAAACGGGCAGCGATCTCCTCAATTGGCTTGGAATTTCGCCTGGAAACATAAATCATCCATAAGAAACCGATGGCAATCATGCCAAGACCTATGATAAACCAAAGATTATAGAGATAAGAGACAGCGCTTACAAAACCATTGTTCAACAAACCGCTTCCATAGTTCCAATTCGTATAGCTTGATACATACTGGGAATTGACTTGGGATGGCGGACGATCCGCTTTGGTGCCGAACAAATGATTTCCGGAGGTATCCTGAACCTGAATGAAGCTCATGTTGGAATCCAGCATCTCTTCGGTAAGCTTGTTCAAGGATTCCGTGCTCACATTGACAACGATCATGCCTAAGTCGTTTTTCATGTAAGGCGATCCTCTGACCAGGCTGACCACCTGCTTGCCGCCCTTCATTTTAAATTGTTCGAAATTTCTCGCGCCTGTCCATTTCGGCGTTTTCGATACTTGATATTGTTCAATAAATTCATGGTCCGGATATGTACTTACGTATCCATTCGTGGCATTGCTGAGCACATAGCCGTCCGAATTCCTCACCAGATAAATCGAATCGATCAAGGGATAATAATTAATAATCTCCTTGAGCTTCTGAACAGCTTGAATATTAATATAGGGATCGCCAACGGCAGATGATTTGAAAAAATCATTCAAAGCCTTGCTGTTGATGCTTTCGAGGACGATCATATTGTCGATCACCTTCAGGGATGTGTCCACCATGCGCATCGCTTGCAAGGAAAGCGACTTATTGGCATTAAGCGCCTCCCGTCGGCTCTGTTCGCTGAACAGCTGGAAGAAAACAAAAAATATAAAGGTAATCACAATGACAAAAATAGGCATATAGGAGAGCAATAGACGCTTGTACCAGGATCTCTGCATGATCAACCCTCCCACCGTTTTTTCACAAATTTTTAATTATTATAACTTAAAAAGCGCCTTTTGGGTTATAGTTCTCCATAGTCATAACGATGCGCCCATACCTAAACAAAAAAAGAAGCGGGATAATGCCCGCTCCGTTGTTGTAAACCTAGTATGCTGAATTGAATATTTTATAGCAGCGGGTTCTCGTGTTTCGCTTTCAGAATCGACCAGCGCCGCTCCACTTCTTTTTCAAATTCGCCCAGCATTTCTTTGTTTTCTTCCTTGAGCAGATGTCTTGATTTGCCCATGTATTTCAGCCAGTCGCTGAGCGGCACCTGTTTTTTCTTCGCTTCAGGATCGTACGTAATGTTCGTTTCTCCCTGCTCCACTTCATACAGTGGGAAGAAGTTTGAATTCACGGCCGCGCGGACGATGTTCTCCCCATCCTTGTCGCTCGATTTCCAGTTCAGCGGGCAAGTGATCAGCAGCTTGCCGTAGACGGTACCTACATTCTGGGCGTACCACTGCGCTTTTGCCGCCTTTTTCACAAGATCCTGCGGGAATGCTTCCGTCCCCGTGAATACGTACGGAATATGCGCCGCTGCCATCATTTGCACCGTATCTTTGTGATGGAACGCTTTGCCCTGCTGCTGTTTGCCGACACCGGACGTACTGGTCATGTGTCCTAAAGGCGTAGAGTACGAAAGCTGTGCACCGGTGTTCATATAGCCTTCATTATCATATTCCAGAATGATCAGTTTATGGCCCCGCAGCGCCGTCCCGATGGCCGAGCCCATCCCGATGTCCATGCCGCCGTCGCCGGTCACCATCACAAAAGTGAAATCCTCGGGAACTTCGATTTCCCCGCGGCGTTTCTTCTCAAGGAACGCCTCTACCGTGCCGGATAAAGTAGCCGGTCCGTTCTGGAACAAATTATGAATGAAGCTCTGCTTATGCGAGTTATACGGATAACCCGTTGTTGTGATATAAGCGCAGCCGGTATGGAATAGAGTAACGACATTGCCTTCAATCCCTTTGAAAAAGAGCTCCAGCGCTGGGAAAATACCGCAGCCCGGGCAAGCTCCGTGACCGGAAGCAAACCGTTTCGGTTTCGCGGCAAGCGCCCGAATCGGCGGCACTTTAACGGATAGTTTACTTGTCTCTGTATCCACCTTTACATTGATCAGGCCAGATTTAAAGCTGTCTCCATTCATCGGGGCAATGACCGGCTGCAGTCTTTGCTCCTCAGCTCCTGGTGTTTGGCTGTAATAATCAAACGGCACTTTGGCATAACCGAGCTCCATGGCCTCGATCGTCAAGGCAAAAAAAGCTTCCGCGTCATCCGCATAATAGTCTTTCCCGCCAAGTCCAAATATGCGGGACAGCACAATCGGCTGCGGACCACGGATTTCCTGCAGGGCCGCTTTGACCTCATGGGTCAGATTGGCCCCGTGCGCACCGTAAGAATCGGCACGTTCGCCAACCAGCAGCGCTTTGACACCTGTCAATGCCTCGCGGATTTCTCTTGCCGGGAACGGCCGGAGAATATTCGGGCTGATTATGCCCGCTTTCATTCCTTTCGCCCGCAGTCGGTCCACGACGTCTTTGGAGGATTCGGCCGCCGAATTGAGGAGGAATAAAGCCACCTCTGCGTCTTCCATCCGGTACAGATCAAGCGGCGAATAGGATCTTCCGGACAAAGCCGCATATTCCTCTGCCACTTCCTTGAATACTTCCCCCGCACGGTACATGGCGTTTGACTGTTGGAAGTGGTTGTTCATCAAATCGTCGCCGTTCATATAAGCCCCAACAACGATCGGGTTGTTCTCGTCCAGCACATGTGGATATTCAGGCGCCTGTTCCCCTACAAACGCCTGAACGGTTTCCCGGTTCGTAAATATGTGTACCCGGCGTTTCTGATGCGATGTAAAAAATCCGTCATAAGCTACAATGACCGGCAGGCGTACGTCTTCATGTTCAGCGATTCGCAGCGCCATGATATTCATGTCATACACGGCCTGCGGTGAACGGGCGGTCAAAATCACCCAGCCGGTGTTCAGGCCGTAGTAAAGGTCCGAATGGTCACCGCGAATATCCAGCGGTCCGCTGACTGCACGCGTCACCAAATTCATGACCATCGGGAAACGTGTGCCCGCTTGCACAGGAAGCTGTTCGATCATATACAGGAAACCGTTCGCGCTGGTAGCATTGAACACCCGTGCTCCGGCTGCGGCCGCACCGTAGCAAATCCCCGCCGATCCATGTTCGCCGTCAGCTGGAATCAGCTTGATGTCATGTTCGCCGCGTGTACGCATCATATCAAGATATTGGGCGATTTCCGTAGATGGCGTAATCGGAAAATAACCCATCATGTGATAGTTAATCTGGGCAGCCGCCATGGCTGCCATTTCGTTGCCCGATTCGAAGACTTCCGTTTGAGCGGCCGCCAGCTTGTTCTCCGTTGTTTCTTGAATTTGCATATTCATGATCTGACTCCCTCCGCTTTTAAATAGGGAAAAAATTGCGGCACACGGTGCTGCTCCGCATAATGCGGCTCTTCTAACATGGCAGCCAAAGCGGTGGTCGGACAAGCTTCGATACACTTCAAGCAGCCTTTGCAATACTGATAATCGATACCTTTCATAAACATCTGCATATTCCCGCGCTTATCCGGCTTCGTCTCCCACACGATGCAGAAATCCGGACATACCGTATCGCAGGCGGCACAGTGAATGCAGTCCTCGATCTTGTACTCTGGCAAATATCCCTGCCGGGAGCCGCTAAGATCCTTCATGACACTGTTCGCCGTAACGTTCAGAATCCCGCCCAGCTCCTGCGTTTCATATCCAAGAATCGGCTGCGGTCTTGCGAAAGCGATTCGGTCTATTAGCTCTGATCCGTTTCCCAAGGAAAGGAACCGGACTTCGTTATATCCTCTGTCAAAGGTCCGCACATTCGCTTCCACGAGGTGGGGCAGCTTTTTCTCAAAGGTTGAACGGATCACCTGCCGCATATCGTCCGGGTTCAGGAAGCTGCAAATCCGGAACAATGCCCCCAGCATGGCCGTATTCACTTTGGTTTTTTCCTCAACGGAAATGTTCAGCGCATCAACGACGGCCAGCGTTCCCTGGGTCATGTTCAGATCAACGGCCACTTCGGAAATGTCTCGCGCCGTATTCACAAGCACCGTTCCATCAGGCTGTAATCCGCTTATGACATCGATCGTCTTATACAATGCTTCATGAAATACGCCGACGACATGCGGCTGCTCAATGGGACTGTGATCGCGGATTTCCACCTGGGGATCGCAGAACCTTACGAAACTCTTCACCGGCGACCCTTTTTTCTCCGAACCATAGCTGGAAAAATTCGAACCGTTAAGTCCGGAGCCGGTAACCCCGGCTTCCGCCAGCATTTTGCCGGCCAGATTGGCGCCAAGCCCGCCGATGGATTCGAGACGGATCTCGAAAAATCCCAGTTCATTCTTTTGAGGCAAAATCGACATGTTCTCTCCTCATTTCTTCTTAGGTCATTAATTCCAGTTTAAAAGAAGAAACGGACCGGGTTTGTGATTAAACTCACTACTCAAGAAATTGTGATTCCAATCACTATGTCGGTTGTGGGAGCGAAGTATACTGTCTTCAACAGTCCAATTGCGAGGCTATCTTATACTGACCTTTCGACAAATAATCACGAAATTGGAGGAGAAATCATGAATAACAACGCCCAAGAGACCTTACAGCATCAGCCGTCCATGTTCTGCTTTCAATGTCAGGAAGCATCCAAAGGAACAGGCTGCACCATTGTCGGCGTATGCGGCAAACCGCATGATGTGGCTAACCTGCAGGATTTGCTGATTTATCTGCTGAAAGGCATCTCTTTTCTCAGTCTGGATGTCCGCCTGCCGGAAGTGCTTGAACAGCGCGTATCGCTGTTTATGATGGACTCCTTGTTTGCAACGATTACGAACGCCAACTTTGACCGCGAGGTGTTTGTGGGAAGAATCCGGGAAGCGATCGAGCTCCGCGGCGAGGTGCGCACCTATTATAACGAACAATATCCGGAAGGAACCGCCAATCTCCCTGATGCCGCCGTCTGGCAAGCGGATAACGAAGCTTCTTTTGATGAAAAAGCACGTACGGTGGGTGTCCTCTCGACCCGCAATGAAGACATCCGCTCGCTGCGCGAATTGATTACTTACGGCTTGAAGGGGATGGCTGCTTATACGTACCACGCGCTTCATCTGGAGAAGGATGATAACGAATTAAACCGTTTTATGCGCCGTGCGCTTGCCGCCACGCTTGACGACAGCCTTGAAGTGCAGGATCTGGTAGCTTTAACGATGGAAACCGGGAAATACGGCGTAAACGCCATGGCGATGCTGGATGAAGCGAACACCTCGGTTTACGGAAATCCGGAAATTACGAAGGTCAATATCGGGGTAAGAAACCGGCCCGGCATTCTCATCAGCGGCCATGATCTGAAGGATTTGGAGGAGCTGCTGAAGCAGACGGAAGGAACCGGCGTGGACGTGTACACGCACAGTGAAATGCTGCCTGCCCACTATTATCCGGCATTCAAGAAATATGAGCATTTTGTAGGCAATTACGGGAATGCCTGGTGGAAGCAGAATAGCGAATTCGCAGCCTTTAACGGACCGATATTAATGACGACCAACTGTATCGTTCCGCCGAAAGACAGTTATAAGGACCGTATCTATACAACAGGCAACACGGGGTTTCCGGGTGTCCGCCATATTCCAGAAGGAAAAGACGGTGCTCCCAAAGACTTCTCCCTACTAATCGAGCAAGCGAAAGGATGCCCCGCCCCAACGGAGCTTGAAACGGGTGAGATCATCGGCGGTTTCGCTCATGCCGCTGTGATGAACGTGGCCGATCAAGTCGTCGATGCCGTGAAATCCGGGGCGATCCGCCGTTTCTTCGTCATGGCCGGCTGCGATGGACGGATGAAATCCCGCAGCTATTACACCGATTTTGCGGCTGAACTTCCAACAGACACGGTCATTCTAACGGCAGGCTGTGCCAAATACAAATACAATAAACTGGATCTAGGCGAAATCGGCGGTATTCCGCGGGTCCTGGACGCTGGTCAATGCAATGATTCTTACTCCCTCGTCGTGATTGCATTGAAGCTGAAGGAAGTATTCGGCCTTGAGGATATTAATGATTTGCCGATTTCCTATAACATTGCCTGGTATGAGCAAAAAGCGGTGATCGTGCTGCTTGCCCTGCTTTATCTTGGCGTTAAAAATATTCATCTGGGCCCTACGCTCCCTGCATTCCTGTCGCCTAACGTTGCCAAAGTCCTCGTGGAAAACTTCGGGATCGGCGGCATTACCAATGTGGAAGATGACATGAACATGTTCCTTGGTGCCTAAGAAAAAGAATGCCCTCACCGGGCATTCTTTTTCTTAGATTCAGTAATTGTGGAGGATGAGTGCACATCAGCCGCGTTGAACAGATAGCATACTTCTCAATCGACTTCCCGTGAAAATGCTGCTCACTAGCAGTACGAATCCGCCAAACAGATAGGGCAAGTTAAAGTGGACTTCAAACAAAATACCTGCCAGCATCGGTCCAAATATCGTACCGAGACTCGTATAAGCGTTATTCATCCCTGCAACAAATCCCTGTTCATCCCCGGCCACTCTGGACAGCAGCGTATTGATCGTGGGACGCAATATATTATTGAACGTAAAGAACAACATCGTGACTACCATGACATAGTAGAAATGGCCTGAGAATAATAGGAATACAAGCGATACTGCCGATAACAATAGCATGGCAACGATGATTCGTTTTTCTCCGAATCGTTGTGTGATCCGGTCGGTGAACAACAGTTGGTTCAACGTACCGATGAGTGAACATACGGTAAGCAACATAGCGATCTGACGTGTCGTGAATCCGTAGACTTGTACGACAAAAAGCGGGAAAATCGCTTCAAAATGCGTTAAACCGAAGGTCATGGCGAACACAATGAGCAACAGGACAAAATAGCGAGACCGAACCGAAAGCACGATTTGCCGGAATACATTCTCGCTCTTCTCCTTCACTTGACGACGCATCCGGCGAAGGTCCGCCGACAGCGATTCAGGCAATCCCCATAGACTGCAAACCATGGCCAGCAGCCCTACGCATGCGGATACATAGAAGGGCATCTTGATGCCCCATTCCGCAAGCAATCCGCCGACACCCGGTCCAATAATAAACCCGGATGTCATCGACGCACCTAACCATGACATGGCCTTGCTGCGCTGCTCATCTGCTGTAATGTCGGCAATATAAGCAATGATGGACGGGATTAAGGCTGCTGAGCCTACTCCGCCAATCAACCGTGATACGAATAATAAAGTTAGATCGCCCGCGAACGCTGCGAGCAAGTTGGAGATGGCAAACAAGATCAAACCTATGATAATCATGGGTTTACGGCCATATCGATCTGACAAATTACCTGCAAGGGGTGAGAACAGAAATTGGGTCAAGCCGAAGCAGGAGACCAAATAGCCCGCGGCCTGTCCGTTTGCTCTAAACTGCTCAAGAAGTTCCGGTATGATCGGAATGACAAGACCCATACTTAGATTAGCGAGAAACATGTTGAGCAGTAGTAATGGAAACGCTGACTTCTTTAACATTTAGGACCACCTATTTCGAATGGATAAAAACCATGAATCGGAAACTGAATAACAGTCCCCCCTCAATCTGCATTTGTATATGTTAGCATGCGGCTATCTATATTAAAAATATAAAAAACATATAAGGGATGAATCTTTTTGATATACATTGTGGTTGCTCTTGTATAATTCTTACGGCGACCGACATATCAAGTTCAGAAAATCGTTTTTTTGAAAAGTATCTACATTATAAAAAAGAGAACGCCCCTGAAGTTGAAGGGGCGTAGTTCTCTTGATTCATGGATTCATGTGATGATCCGGCACTAAATGGGCTTAGTTTTGACAAAAGAATACTACCTGTCGCATCTCATCTATTCCTTTGCGAACCTTTAATATTAGGCACTCCACATGGGACGAATACTTACTATTGATAGAAGGTTTTCCCTCGATCTTTCCTCGATCTTTCTTCGAAAAAAACCTGATAAAGAAAAAAGGACATGGGTTATGCAAGCAATAATCTGCTTGGTAACTCATGCCCTTTCAAATTAAATAAGCCGCTTCCACTCGACAAGAATATCCTTCCACGTCGCTATTTTTCAATTTACCTATCGATGTAACACCTTAATTCTTACCACCATAGCCCTTGTAAGTAGCGTAAACTGCATCTGCATATTGATCTGCCAGAATAGGACGCCCATAAGAATCCGTAGCTCCCGGATACCAGTTATCTCCACCGTTGTAGTGTAATAATCCATTGTAGATATTTCCGAACTTCGTAATCTTCTCATTTAAAATCAACGCGCCCAGATATACCTGATCTTGTTCACTGCTATGATTATACGCACGGCCAAATTTTGAGCTGAATTGAGATAAATACGCATTGCGTGTGTTTGGTTCTACCTGCATTAAACCGTCGCCGGCCGATGGACTACCTGGTAAACCTGCTCCAAAGCTGCTTTCCTTTTTGATAACAGCACTTAGCAATAAAGCAAAATCTCCGCCTTTCCCATAGGCATTGTCCGCATTCATAACATATGTCCATATATGGCTTGGAACCTCGGCAGGCTTAGTTACTGTAGGAGGTGGTGAACCCGTATAAATCTTGACCGATGACATTTTATCATTGATCGTGCTGCCAACCCAGGAAGAATCTGAAGTAAAGGTCCACTTAGTTCCTCCAAAATTATCATTCTCATATACTTCAACCGTCCAACCGCTTGGAACCTTAAGAGACGACATCCAGTCATTCGGAATTCCGTTTGCGTTCAACTGAGACAGTGTATAATTGCCTATCCCGAGTGTCACTGCTTTTCCTCCATAGTTTATATCTGCATAGAATGTTACTCCGTTCGTTGTCGGTGGTGTCGTTGGTGGCGTAGTTCCGCCGCTACCGCCTTTCTGCCATAAAGCAGGGACATTGGACGGTTCCCAACCTACTTGAGAAGTATGTGCCTGAAGACAGGTATAAGTGCTTCCACTATAGGTTACTGTGTCATTTACTGCATATGCGGTATTTGGAGCCCATGCCCCTCTAGCGGCTGCGTTTACTGACGGTAAGGCTGCGCAAAATGTGGATAGAAATATTGCTAAAACCACCAAAAGTGATAAGGGCTTAAAAGAAAACCTTTTATTAGTCATTTTCAAACCTCCTTGTTTCTTTATTTATCTGTAGCGCTTACATGAGACATGCCACAGGTTTTTGCTGTACTATTATCTTACTTTATTTCCATTTTCTAAATTAATTCCGCAATTTTTAATGTAGGAGTATGTGAAAATCGGGACCCAAATCGCAATTAATGTCGTGCTAAACAGAAGAAAGACTATGAAAAAAGAAGGGGGGAAGGGGGTCGAGTAAATAAGTAAAAAAATTTCGAGAAAATGCGTGAGAAAACAAGGGATTTGACGAGTTGAAGCTCCTCCCTGATTCAATAAAAAAACCGAGGAAAAACAGGAGTGGATACCTGAATTTCGCCCGGCTTGTAACACAACTTTAGGCTTTAACACGACTTTATAGGCTTTGAGATGACTTTAATTGCGTTCTACACCTGACGCACTAACACCGCCACACTCTCCACATGCACCGTATGCGGGAACATATCCACCGGCGTGACCTCCACCGTCCGATACCCTCCATCTTCTAGCACCCTCAAATCCCTTGCCAGCGTGGACGGATTACAGCTCACATACACCACCCGTTCAGGCTTCATCTCAAGAATCGTCTTTAGCAGTCGCGGATCGCACCCTTTACGCGGAGGATCGACCACGATGACGTCCGCCTGGATGCCCTGTTCTTTCCAGCGTGGAATCACATCCTCTGATGCACCAACCTCGAACTCCACATGCTTCATACCATTGAGCTCGGCATTGGCACGCGCATCCTCGATCGCTTCCTTCACGATTTCGACCCCATACACCTTCTTGGCATGTTGGGCCAAGAACAGGGATATCGTCCCGATGCCGCAATACGCATCGATCACGGTCTCCTCCCCGGTTAATCCGGCATACTCCACCGTTTTACCATACAATACTTCTGTCTGAGCCGGGTTCACCTGATAGAAGGAACGCGCGGAAATCGCGAACTTCACATCGCCGATATAGTCATGAATGACCTCACGCCCCCACAGGACGCGGGTCACATCCCCAAAAATAACGTTCGTTTTGCGTGTGTTCACGTTCTGGCAGATGCTCACCACAGCCGGGAGCTCCTCACGGATGGCAGAGATCCACTCGTTGACACGTGGAATCCGCTCGCCATTGGTTACGATCACAATCATCATCTCTCGGGTAGCAAATCCGATCTTCACCACGACATGGCGAAGCAAGCCCTGACCTGTCTCTTCATTGTAGGCGGTGATGCCTAGCTTCCGCCCGATGGCTTTGACGCGGCTGACGACCTCGTCGTTCTGCTCATGCTGGATGAGGCACGTCTCCATATCCACGATCCGATGGCTGCCCCGGGCGTAGAAGCCGCCGACCAGGCCGCCTTCCGTTACGCCGATAGGCACCTGGGACTTGTTGCGGTAGCGCCAAGGCTCGCTCATGCCCAGTGTCGGACGTACGAGGATCCCTTCTTGATCTGAATCAACGCCGGACACGGCAGGATTCGCCCCGTTGGTTTCAGAAATCTCATTGTCCACTCCACCATCTGTGCCACTCCGCTCGTTGCCCACACGCGTCTCTCCAGCACCTGCCGCCTCTCTCACCACCCGCAGCTTCCCGATCCGCTCCAGGTTGTCCACCACCAGCTGGCGCTTCCACTCCAGCTGACCGGCATAACTCATATGCTGCAGCTGGCAGCCGCCGCATTGGTCGTAGATCGGGCATGGGGCTGCAATGCGGTTCGGGCTCTGCTCAACCAGCTCCAGCAGCTTGGCATAGCCATACTGCTTCTTGGTCTTGAGCACCTTCACCCGTGCCTTCTCGCCCGGCAGGGCGCCCTGAACGAACAAGGTGTAGCCGTCGGCACGGCCGACCCCTTCCCCGTCATGGTTCATTCCTATAATATCGATCACGACCTCGTCGTTCTTGGCCACCGGCAGGTCCAAGAGGGCCGCCGAAGCCGCTGGCTTGCCGCTGCGGCGCGTGCCGCTTCCCTTGCGGTTCTTCTTCATGATGTGCTGTTCACTTCTTTCCGTTCAACTTGTCCCTTACCACTCTATATTCCCAATCGGAACACCATCCATAATCAAAGCGGATGATCTTCCGTTAACCTTCATTCGCTTAAACAACAAAAAGCTCCCCCAAGGGAGCTTAGCGCACAAGCTCACGTCCATCATTATACGGGAGCCTCGTATGTTATTCAATCCATTCAGCCTGCAAATCCAATCATTTACTTACAAGAGCCTGGAGCCTAAGCGGCGATCCTCGGCCTGTTCCATCTCGTTCCATGGCCCATCGCCATAATCGCCTATCCATCGCTAATGCGGTCAGTCCCCGCTGAGCCATCGGCAGCAACCATTACGGTTTACGCGCCCCATGCCTTCCGCATCTCTACCATCCACCATCTCAGCCAAAAATCCGCAAATGCTGCGGCAGAACGCGGAACGTGCCCGGCAGAACGCCGCCGAACTCGCCGTCCAGGTTCAGCTGAACCGGTCCCGGAGAGACGACCTCCATATAGTCGGTGCGGAAATGCACGACTCGCTTGTCGTTGATATGCTCGCCGCGAAGAGCTAGCGTAGCCACGCGCACGAACTCCGCCAGATTGCACTTGCGCAGCGCAATGACGTCGAACAAGCCGTCGTCGATGCTCGCGCCCGGCGCGATTTTGTCGAAGCCGCCAACCGAGTTGCTGTTCGCAATGAGGAACACCATGAATTCGTCATGGATCGCCGGATGACCGCT
Proteins encoded:
- a CDS encoding helix-turn-helix domain-containing protein, with the translated sequence MQRSWYKRLLLSYMPIFVIVITFIFFVFFQLFSEQSRREALNANKSLSLQAMRMVDTSLKVIDNMIVLESINSKALNDFFKSSAVGDPYINIQAVQKLKEIINYYPLIDSIYLVRNSDGYVLSNATNGYVSTYPDHEFIEQYQVSKTPKWTGARNFEQFKMKGGKQVVSLVRGSPYMKNDLGMIVVNVSTESLNKLTEEMLDSNMSFIQVQDTSGNHLFGTKADRPPSQVNSQYVSSYTNWNYGSGLLNNGFVSAVSYLYNLWFIIGLGMIAIGFLWMIYVSRRNSKPIEEIAARFSSYSLPVVSSSRRKGKLDEFAFIESAFDNILEQSKEYQEKYREDLHVRTRFMFRQLIEGDSPLSVSEWKSEAARLNLPLPLDRYRMLILEIDKYGDFCRDYSKTDQDLLKFTLRTVVDEIASKWDCRLWSEWTSPSNLSIILFEERDQDKFEEAVLVPIAEQILAWTHQNLKFTITMGMGRSTDQIGDIPQSYKDAMQALKYKIVLGENRLIRSEDISGHGIVEVYTHLGEIRAIIQSFRMQKEQWSEDYDQWFEQLKNSFLTNDEIFSLMNYLVYYIGREMSGLGKEIYNKWIQEGLPKLTVKVDNSHSLEQLRQEIKQVLTEHYEQMKQIHNDNQYSSIIRNICDLIERDYANPDLSLEMLGDRYQLNAKYVSKLFKENTGQRFVDFLIDIRMKEAKRLLTETDYSVQEIAERVGYAHAISFTRVFKRTAGVTPGEYRNDRKAKERGENDSAVENG
- a CDS encoding thiamine pyrophosphate-dependent enzyme — protein: MNMQIQETTENKLAAAQTEVFESGNEMAAMAAAQINYHMMGYFPITPSTEIAQYLDMMRTRGEHDIKLIPADGEHGSAGICYGAAAAGARVFNATSANGFLYMIEQLPVQAGTRFPMVMNLVTRAVSGPLDIRGDHSDLYYGLNTGWVILTARSPQAVYDMNIMALRIAEHEDVRLPVIVAYDGFFTSHQKRRVHIFTNRETVQAFVGEQAPEYPHVLDENNPIVVGAYMNGDDLMNNHFQQSNAMYRAGEVFKEVAEEYAALSGRSYSPLDLYRMEDAEVALFLLNSAAESSKDVVDRLRAKGMKAGIISPNILRPFPAREIREALTGVKALLVGERADSYGAHGANLTHEVKAALQEIRGPQPIVLSRIFGLGGKDYYADDAEAFFALTIEAMELGYAKVPFDYYSQTPGAEEQRLQPVIAPMNGDSFKSGLINVKVDTETSKLSVKVPPIRALAAKPKRFASGHGACPGCGIFPALELFFKGIEGNVVTLFHTGCAYITTTGYPYNSHKQSFIHNLFQNGPATLSGTVEAFLEKKRRGEIEVPEDFTFVMVTGDGGMDIGMGSAIGTALRGHKLIILEYDNEGYMNTGAQLSYSTPLGHMTSTSGVGKQQQGKAFHHKDTVQMMAAAHIPYVFTGTEAFPQDLVKKAAKAQWYAQNVGTVYGKLLITCPLNWKSSDKDGENIVRAAVNSNFFPLYEVEQGETNITYDPEAKKKQVPLSDWLKYMGKSRHLLKEENKEMLGEFEKEVERRWSILKAKHENPLL
- a CDS encoding 2-oxoacid:acceptor oxidoreductase family protein, which produces MSILPQKNELGFFEIRLESIGGLGANLAGKMLAEAGVTGSGLNGSNFSSYGSEKKGSPVKSFVRFCDPQVEIRDHSPIEQPHVVGVFHEALYKTIDVISGLQPDGTVLVNTARDISEVAVDLNMTQGTLAVVDALNISVEEKTKVNTAMLGALFRICSFLNPDDMRQVIRSTFEKKLPHLVEANVRTFDRGYNEVRFLSLGNGSELIDRIAFARPQPILGYETQELGGILNVTANSVMKDLSGSRQGYLPEYKIEDCIHCAACDTVCPDFCIVWETKPDKRGNMQMFMKGIDYQYCKGCLKCIEACPTTALAAMLEEPHYAEQHRVPQFFPYLKAEGVRS